The genomic window GCTCTCCATCCGCTTCGGCCCCGAGCAGACCGAGATCTCCGTGGACGGCCGAGAGCTGGCCCACGGCAAGGGGCCGTCGGGGCCGCTCGAAGCCTTCGCGTTCCGCGCCGAGGGGCCCGAGGAGGGGAAGGGGGCCGGGGAGCCCGCCGGACTCATCGGCGGGGTCCAGCTCGTGCGATTCGCCGAGACGCCCGCGAGCCTGGAGATCGACCCGTCGCAGGATGAGGTCCGGCTCGTGGTCGGGGACCAGCTCTACGGATCGGTCCGCGGGGGCGACGGCGATCGGGTGGAGGTCGTCGTGGACGACAAGGCCGTCGGCGTCGACTGGGACGGCGTCAGCGGGCTCTATTTCCGCCGCCAGGCCGTGGCCTCTCGCCCCGTCGAGGGCCTGCTGGCCAGGGTGGACTGGCTCGCCACGCCCGGCGAGCCGCAGGCGAGTCGCGAGCTCGATCACGCGGATGGGGCGATCTCGGCGTTCGACTCCGCGGCCCTCACGCTGGAGACGCCGTACGCGGGCACGCTGGTGATCCCTCGCGGCCGGCTCACGCGCATCCGCCTGGATGACGCGGCCTGGCGCGTGGTCATCGATCCGGCGGCACATCACCTGGGGGATAACGTCTCGACCTCGCCCCCGCTCCTCGATCCCCCGCTGCCCGAGGGCGGGCTGCTCGTCCGCAGCTTCGACCTGCCCGAGGCCCCGGCGGCCGATCGTCCGGCCTTCGTCGTGCTGGACGTCGTCCAGGTGGTCGGCGAGGCGGCCGGGTCGGACTTCTCGCCCCTCGTTGCCAGGGGCGAGCTCCGGACGTACGTCGAGGCCAACGGCCGTCGCGTGGATTACATCAATCGATATGTTGCGACCTCCAATGAGACGACGGAGAGGATCCGGATCCCCCTGCCGCCGGGCCTGCTGAAGGCGGGCCAGAATGAGCTTCGAATCGTCCAGACCGGCATCGCCAAGGATCCGACGTGGTTCGATGACCTGGGGATCCTCGGCGTCGCCATCGAGCTGGACGGCCCCCCGACCAGGACGCCGTCCGCCCCCGCACCGAGCCCCAACGCGAAACCGTGACCCGATGACCGGCCCCCTCAAGATCCTGTCGAGGAGCATGGTGCGGCACTCGCACGCCATCGCGCGGGAGGTCGGCGCCCGCGTGATCATGGTCCACGCGGACGTCATCGTCGAAGGTGGCGAGCTGCAGGCGCTCGTCGAGGACGTGAATTTCCGGGTGATCCTCGTCTCCCGCAAGGCGGGGTTCCACGCGCCGGGGGGCCTCGAGGAGATGTGCTCGGTCGTCCACATCCCGGACATCGCGATGACGCGGGCGGGGCAGGTCAAGGTCGCGACGCTCGTGGCGGCGGCCGAGAGCCTGATCCAGGCCGGCGACCGGATCCTCTGCCTGACGGGGATCGACGGGTCGAACGCGATCGACACGATGATGGTCCTGGACATGGGGACCGAGATCGAGCTGTTCACCTCGATGGCGGCGGACCCGCTGCCCAAGGACGTCGCCCCGGCCGTCTTCGAGCGCATCCTGACCCTCGCCAGCGAGCTCGGCGTCGAGGGTCGCGAGGGCCGGGCCGTCGGCACGCTCTTCGTCGTCGGCGACCACGAGCGGACGCTCTCGCAGAGCCATCAGCTCGTGTTCAACCCGTTCCACGGGTATCCCGAGGAGGAGCGCAACATCCTCGACCCGAGGCTGGAGGAGACCATCAAGGAGTTCTCCGCCATCGACGGCGCGTTCGTCGTCCGCGGCGACGGCGTGGTCCTCAGCGCGGGGCGCTACCTGGCGCCGCGGGGCAAGCTCGACGAGCCGCTCCCGCAGGGCCTGGGGACCCGCCACGAGGCCGCCGCCACCGTCACGGTGACGACCTCAGCCCTGGCCGTCTGCGTCTCGCAGTCCACGG from Aquisphaera giovannonii includes these protein-coding regions:
- a CDS encoding DNA integrity scanning protein DisA nucleotide-binding domain protein → MTGPLKILSRSMVRHSHAIAREVGARVIMVHADVIVEGGELQALVEDVNFRVILVSRKAGFHAPGGLEEMCSVVHIPDIAMTRAGQVKVATLVAAAESLIQAGDRILCLTGIDGSNAIDTMMVLDMGTEIELFTSMAADPLPKDVAPAVFERILTLASELGVEGREGRAVGTLFVVGDHERTLSQSHQLVFNPFHGYPEEERNILDPRLEETIKEFSAIDGAFVVRGDGVVLSAGRYLAPRGKLDEPLPQGLGTRHEAAATVTVTTSALAVCVSQSTGTVSIFKRGRLILDIQKPRGQGTDGL